Genomic DNA from Nicotiana tabacum cultivar K326 chromosome 21, ASM71507v2, whole genome shotgun sequence:
GTCATCACATGGTCGTCATGTAACTTTTCGATAATCATGTTATTCGCATCTATTTGACATAATCATTTGGGAGTCCATTACTCATATGATCAtttaactatccaaaattatggaccaaagtcatttttctttcgtttgtaacacGAAAGTCACTCAACTATTCCTATTGCACACAAATAGTCACTCAACTGGAATTATCAAACTTTCCGGTGAAAAAATATGATGTGGCAGTCCATAtggaatttttatatttttggaccAAATAAAATACACACCCAAATAAAACATAATAAATTCACCCATACACCCCATCCGACCCGCTAAAAAAAATTCACCCGCTTAATAAAACCAAACGCTAAAACACATCTTTGTTGCAAACGCATCTCTCTTCTTATAAAATGcaactttcttctttttttttcatggtTTCACTCTATTCCTTAATCTCGTACCCATTATTATTGTATAAAAAGTGGAAGATAAACCGTAAAAAGACGAATACAAATCATTGAGAAAAGAAGAATACAGGTCACTCTAGTCCTTAGTCCTTAACCTCGTATCTATTATTGCTTTATAGAACAAGAGTAAAATCATGAATAAAAAAGAAATCTACTTTTtataagaagaagagagatgcATTTGCAACATGGATGCGTTTTAGcgtttggtttggttttattTAGTGGTaacattttatttttagctgGTCGGATTGGTATGGGTGAATTTTCCATGTTTTGTTTGAGTATTAACTATTTTATTTggtccaaaaatataaaaagtccaTGTGAGCTGCAATGTCACTTTTTTCTACCGGAAAGTTTGATAAATGCCAGAAACTAAAGCAGCCTGATGAACTGTTAATAATTGGTTATTTATGATAAAATTCTTTTCTCGTTAGATGAGAAACATAAATTATACGGTGAATATACAAATATCACATCTCCATCGCCCATAACGAGTTAAATATAACAATGAAGAGAATAATTGAACAATTTTGTAAGATTAGACGAACGGTGCTGAGCTAAGGAACTTTACATCAGGATAAGTTGATCTTTTTGCATCAGAAAGTTCATACTCAATTTGCACCAATATGAACAACCATGTCAAGGTTAACATGCTTGTTTTCACCCGATTCGGATCTGGACTGTCCAACATGTTTGTTTTCACCTGATTCAATTCTGGACTCTCCAACATGTTTGGTTTCACCCGATTCAGATATGGACGCTCTAACATGTTTGGTTTCACCCGATTCAGATATGGACTGTCCGACACGTTTTCTGGACTCTCCAACATGTTTGTTTTCACCAGATTCAATTCTGGACTCTCCGACATGTTTGTTTTCACCCGATTCAGATATGGACTCTCCAATATGTTTGGTTTCACCAGATTCCAATCTGGATTCTCCACTTATGCCTGTTAAACTGAGATCAGGTGCCGTTGTAATTTGGCTTAAAGTCCTAAACCATGACATGTTATGGTCATGCTGCCCTTCATATGTTGTAACGACCATTTTTGGATCATGGGATGCCCTCTCTACATGCTTCTTCACAGGGCAACCAGCAATTGAGCATCTGTAGTAACTCCTATAGATAAAGGAGAAGTTGGCATTAGCGAGAGAAAAAGCATTTCAGATAGAACTTTGGGGGGGAGTGGAATGAGAAAAGCTGACAAAGTGGAAATAAGAAACAAGGTATCAAAGCAACACACAAAGTAGAAACCAAGAACATGGGGACTACAGAATATAAAGATAACTAATTAaggaaattagaaaacaaagacGATTGTATTAATACATTATGCAAGTTAAACACTTTTATAGGCCGAGTGTCCAATTTCAGCAACTATGGCAATTGTTTGCACGAGATGATCATTCAAGCGACCATACATGTACTATAACCACACTTATAGAAAACAAGCATAGTTCTATTTGACAAAAACAGAAATTATTAGACTCGTGTCTGATAACTGCCGAGTACTAATTGCCATACTAACCCAAAAGAAAAAGGGTTTCTTTTTGGCACTGTAGAACATTGATTAAGAGGTTTTAAATTTAAAGTATATTCATTTTGGTATTCCAATTTAATACTGGACATGTTTGGTCGTATTCtatcttcctctctttttttaaaaattgaagaTGGAAAATTTCTGGTGTAATGTTACATCTGATTTCTGAAGTCCATGTTGGACTTGAGAACTCGGAAGAATCCAGTTGAGAACACGTATTACCAGGGTAATGGAGGATTGTATAGGGACCATAGAAAAACTTCCGGTTTATATTAGGACAAGATAACAGAAAAATTGtactaaaaatagtaaaaataactCACCAATATGGGAGAGAGATAACAGCATTATTTTGATCGGATGCACAATTGCTTTCAGTCAAGAAGTTGCAATGCTATAGAAGCATGGTTAGACTTCAGTATCTTTCGCCAAGATTATAGAGTCGGTACAGATAATGCTTCCATTTTTTGACAAGGAACTATCCGATCTTGTAATATGATTAGAAAGGATGGCTTATCCAATTCGAGAAAACTGTGtggaaatttaattaaaaataatacaaCTAAAATTAGAACATAATAGTAACGTATAGGTGGATCTCAAACCTAAGATTCAAAAGAATTCAGAATAGACAAGAAGAATTCCTTATTAGTTTATAACTAAAAATGTAAAAGTCAATTTTAAACTTCAAAGTCAAATACTCTTGATAGCGGGAAGCAACATTTAGATAGTTTTTAGCAGTTGATGTCATACATCTAGGTCTTTTACAGGCAATTGGAAAGTTCCAACACACCAACATAACACAAAAGGAACACAATTTAGAGTAAACCCTACGTTGCTTGGACCCTTCAAATTCTTTGCCGCACCCATGTCAATCCAACATGGATGTGGGTGTGGGCCAGATTTGGTGAACCTAACTTGGGTACTTTGACTACACCTACGGCCAAGAAGTATATGGTGATTGggtatttggtttgattttgggttTATATCATACACATATTCACATAAAGTACTACAACACTAGCTAATAAAGAGATAATTTTACGAATAAAATATTAAGAGTTTacaaagaatttaattattctagCTTTAATTTAATATATTCAATTAAATGTCGAAATATAAACTTACATATGTCATAATATGCATTTATTTGTTATAAGTTTTATAGGCACACAAAATTATGACATATTTAATGTCACAAGTTTCACAAGTCTTTCGTAGTTTTGTTCTTTCTTAAAACtttgtgtctagtcaaacttcgCCGCTATTAATTGAAATGGAAAGAGTATGAATCACAATGCTTGGATAAAGTAGGAGGATTATTTAAGTTGATTAAACTAGTATTTTTTTGATCATGTAGGGTATCTTTACTACTTTTACTGTTGTTTCTTTTATTTGGATATCTCTTTACTACTACTGCTGGCAGtacttttcctttcctttttacagtattttcaccataACTTTTTACTCGTGTTTTTTCCCAAACCAATTTTGAAAACGCTTTTCCTGAACCGAGGCCTAACGAAAACAACCTCTTTACCTCCCGCAAGGTACGGGTAATGTCTGCGTACACCccacccttcccagaccccacttgtgggattaaactgggtatgttgttgttgttgtaacttAATACCTGTGTCCATACTCCTCTACCATATCCCTGAATCCTAAGATAAAAAGGATACTActcttttatcaatttttaattatgtaatagtCATTTTTCATTTAACTAATTAACAATAATGTATTCAGATCACCTTGTTAATTTTGGTGCACTCGAGACGGAATAGAAGCCATCAAAACAAGCTAAAACTTATGGGAAATTGAAATGGAAGTGTGGGTCTCAAAGACCAAATATTCGCTCTTATTTAATATTGTCGGTCTTACAGGTGTCTTATTGAACTAGCCGTACACTTTGGTAGGTATCCTCCTATCATATAGCACTTCGGCAGCACTCCACCATTTTCATTACACACGAAGAGTTCAAACAGTAAAGGGTTCAATGAGCTGAATTGAGAGAGATGTCTAGTGTAGCTTGATAGGAAATCCCAAAGCGATAATGTTATGCCTATGACGGAGGGCGGGTCAAGCAGGACTGGCAAGCTTCTAGGTTGGCAAGCTTCTAAAAAAGGGGTGCACATGTCACCTTAGGCGAATACCACATCGAAATGGGAGAGGAAAGTGAAGGGCTTTATAAGGCATAACACAAGTTCACATAGTACGCGCGCTTTTGGGGCTCGATGTGGCGTATCCCGAAAGACAAGTATATGTGGGCCTAGGTTTAAAACGGACAATACATGCCACGGGCTTGGGTTGTGACAAATATGATTTCAGAGCCGAATCTCCCTCAGTACGATGGCGGGGCAAACCTCAGCGTCCTCGCTGGGGGAAGGGGTGGGGGGTGAATGTGATGCCCATGATAGAGGGCGGGTCAAGGCTTTTAGGCCGGCAAGTTTCTAAAGAAGGGATGCACATATCACCTTAGGCGAATCCCACATCGGAATGAGAAAGGAAAGTGAATGGCTTTATAAGCATGACACAAGTTCACATAGTACGCGCACTTTTGGGGCTTGAGATAGCGTAGCCCGAAAGACAAATTCGTGCAGGCTTAGGCCCAAAGCGGGCAATACGTGCCATGGGTTTGGGTCGTAAAAAATATATAGAGTAGGTAGAAACAATGAATAATAAGGGGTTTAATTAGAGGGAAAACGGGTCTAAGAATGGAACTATGGGCGAAAGAATGTACTTACTAGAGTTTGACATTGATACTATATAAAAGAATCTGCGCATATAACCCAAAACCTAAAGGCCAGGGTTGGAGTAACCCGGGATCATTATAGACCTCTTTTGCAACACTTGCACAACCAATGTGACGTTACGTATCTTAACAACATTCATTCAAATATATTACTAGACTGTAAATTAGGGTGACAATGACTTAACCATAACCGAGTTAGGAAAAAATTGTATTTTTCCTTGATAGCCGAGAAATCTCAGAGGGAAACGATGCACGATTCGAAACTCAATGGATAATGGACGCGTCCTAAAATTGTTTATTACACATATGTTTTAAAGAAGAGAACAGAAAAGGAGCTCCACTGAAACAACTTCTTTTAAAAGGTTGTCCATGTTAGAAGAGTGACATATAGTGTACCTTGTTGACGCTGATGACAAACATTATGACACGTACAATCATGTATCTAGTTTGTGTGTGCATGCATAAAGATCAATCAGATGCATTCATTTAAGTTTGACCAAAGCCAAGACACATCTGGAGGCATCCCTATTTCCTATCCCACCACTAGTCCGTTATCCCCAAAAGAAAAGAACCAAAAGTTTTAcaccaaaacaaagaaaaagaggatTAGACATATTCACGATACACATCCCCTTGGGAAAAATTCTGCAGCTTCGTGCTCAAGCCATTGCACCTTATTAACCCTAACAAAGGAGCTAACTCTGCGCATCGATCTACTGAATATGACGCATCTATAACCTACTCTGCGCTCCTATTCACTCCACTATGACCTATGTAGGAATGTTTTAACATCATGTTACAAATAACTGAATGCAGAAATCATTAACTGCTTGGTCATAGGGGTGGGACTACATTTAGACGTACAAATGCACAAAACTTCATTGCAAATCTATCTTTCCAGATTATCAGTAAGTGCAGGAGAAAAAGTGGAAGTGAGCCAAAAAGAAAGATCCTTTTTTCCACCAATAGTCTAGTTTCCAAAATTACTAATAGTTTCAACATTACATGTAGCATGAGATTACTGTGTAACAGCTCTGCGGGAGAATATTCTGAGGATGAAAAAAGATAGTGAGGAAAGATAACACCTGATATTGAAAAGTGATGATAGAAAGAATCCTCAGGCACTGGCATACAAAATTTGCAAATATATGTTTCAAAGTAATAACTATATGTACCTCGGATTTGGATTGCCTTTTACATATTTTTGCCCATATTTGCGCCAGCGGTGACCATCGTTGACTATATCTACTTCGCTCATGGTCTGAACAATGTGTCGTGGTTCACTATGGGACTTAATAGGTGGAGTATCATCCTTAGCAATATCTTTTTTTCTGTTGCAAAACAATTGCATTAACTTTTAACTTTAAGAGAGTATGTAGACCTTAAAACACCAAAGACAAACATGGCATGGGATTTAACATACTGTCTTTTTGAGTCTGGACCACTATTCTTATCAACCTCATTTTCTAATTTATGTGGCTTCAAAGGCGTAACCTGCATACCAGCGCCAGCTGATACAATGTCCAATGCAAGCGGGGCCTCTGATGGCTTACTAGATTCACATGTTTCTCGCATGGTAGATTTCTCGCCTTCAGCTAATAAATGTCACAAAATAAAATTAGTAAATATTCTAGATCAAAGAAACTCATAATTCACTCAGAAATTTTGAGTACCTTCTTCTGATGTAGTGAGCACTGGAATGTCTGGTTGTCTCATTTGCAAAGGGACCACCAATCCAGGAGAGGTCTGCGGTCCACTCGGAGTTTTCGGATGTTCATGCTTCCCAATATAGTGGACATCTGTAATATGCCCGTCATGTGATCTCTCCACTTGCTTTTTTGCAAGGCAATTAGGGTATGTGCACTTATAATAACTCCGAGTAAACTCATTTCCTCTGACAAGCTTCTGACCATACTTTCGCCAGTTATATCCATCTTCCAATGGTTTTTCAGGTAACCTGAAGAGAGTCATACCGCGATCAGATGGCAACCCATGGCCACTAGTATCAGGGTTTCGCCTAGGTTGCAACTTATCCAAAGTTTTCTCGGGCCTTATGGGATAAGTCACTCGTTGGTGATCAGATTGTGATACAACTACCTCCATGCTCTGACTTTGTATTTGATCTGTAGAATCTGAAGCCTTACCAGATAATGGGGAAACCACTTTCTCTATTGCACCAGATTCTGATCCATATGATTTTGCATCTGAGACCTTTGGTAAAATAGAAAGTTGACTACATACAGATGCATCACCCTCACTCTTAAGACCCTGTTTCCGCCGCACATTTTCTGACTGGTACTGTTGTACTTTAGAAAGAGAAATATCTTCTTGATTAGATTGTGACACATTACTTGACACGTCTTGGCATGTTGAAGGATGTGTAGTTTCCTCTTGATTACTTTTTGATGCTTGTGCGTCAGCAGCAGGACTCGGTCTCTTCTGCATCTCACCAGAAACAACATCAGCTGAAATTGGTTCACATCTCCCTTTCTCTTTTAACTCTGGGTTGTTGGTTGCAGGGTCAGGGTCTGGCTTCCGCTGTAAATTCTCGGAGGAAACTTCATTTGTTGCCTCTTCTCTAGGGGTACCCATTATCCTGTGCAAAACCATCTTTGAATCATGAGAACCAAATTAAACACAGTTCGGCAGGGGAACAAAGTACAAGTATACGGGCAAACGAAACCTCATTCCAGGGCAGTTATCATGCTGTGCATTTTCAAAAATGAATTAGCAGTAATAATAGATGCTGTGAGTTAACAGTTCAATACTTATCAATTGTTGAATTTGGATCTATTTGAACAACAACTACtacgcctcagtcccaaacaagttagGGTCGGCAATATTAATCCTCACAAATTTGGATCTATTTGAACATGAAGAAATAATTCCAATTATCTGAGAACAAAACAAAATAGCAGTTCATGGGAAAGGGAGCATTCTATTGAAAATACCACTGACTGAAATTTAAGAGTGAAATTCTAGATACTCAAGTTTAAGTTGTTTCAGACAAATAAAAACCAAAAATTGTTTACACAAGATATCTGGGTAGTCACATCTGCCTATGGTGCCATATGTGACAGAAAACTGGTCGCAAACATGTTTGACACAAAGTCAATGACCTTACTTATGCGCAATGACAATGAACTTCCACGTGAGAGTCCCTATTCACCAAACTTTTACAGGAAAAAAATCACATGATCAATGCCGGTGGAACTGGAAAAGTAAACTTTAGCTGAATAATTAAAATGGGATAGAGGGGAAAAAGTATAGATAGGGAACAATTTGAAGGGTTTAACATGGTGAGATAgcaatatttttgaaaaagatgatgAGATAGTAATACTTTTTTATAAGGGAGAGAGTAATAGTCACGATCCAAATCCACGTGACGGGCGCCCGTCACACTACTCGACCCGATCGAACCAAACCATATGATATACTCCGACCATATGCATGAAAATCAGTTAATCGCGGAAGCCATTTGAAAATTATATACATTTTcaaatcaaatcatgaaaataatactccctctgttccactTTATGTGACACAGATCAAAGTACGAGGGTCAAACTAATTAATTTTCAGTGTGAATTTGGACATaaaatctttaaattttttaaataaattatttgcatATTTTGGAGAATCCGTGCAACATAGATCATAAATCACAATAatcaacaattcaaaatattttaagagattttaaaCGCGGTCAAAGAAAAACTCATCTAACTCTCCAAATAGTAATTATGTCACATAAAGTGGAACAAAAGGCGTTTATATTATTGAAATCACCATTTCGCTACAAGCCTTATTTAGATGACAAATGTTCTAAACTTTAAAAGAATAATTATTATTTGATTCACCAAATAGGGAATTTCAATAACCAGCAAAAATGAACAAATAAAGTTAGACTTTTGAATCACCAGTTACATGCTTTAAAAAGATCAAAACAATTTGGAATTCATAAGGGTATTAGCATTTTgccataattattttttttctcagAAAACTAAAAACGATGCCCATCTAtttttttaaccaaaaatctCCGAGGACCAGTTGTACACGGCTAGAAACTCAATGTATTAAGGGcccgcccctctacccttctccacttataTAAACGGATTTTGTTTGCAGTAGAGTTCGAACCACTAACGTGTGGCTAATCCACACATCATGAGTTATACTCTTACCGCTGGACCCAAAGCTACGAGGCGACAAGGATGAACATCTCTAAACAAGAAGGATATACATATCGTGATCTTTCTAGCGTTTGAAATTGAATGTTGTGTGGTTTCTTTCTTGAATTCAGATAAAAAAAGGTCCATAGTGTAGAATATTTTATTAGCTACTAGATACAATCAAGAGTTCAATTGAGTCTACTTTTATACTTCACAACATTCAAAACACCAAAAGTAGCATTTTACTCTACCCAGTCTTTGGAAAATCATCCATGCTCCAAACCATAACCCAATACTAGACACAAAAAGTAGCATATATATCAACAGTTGTCACAACCAACTGTTGTATTCATAATAcatagttgtatttctttaacCAAGACAACCAAGAATACTGCAAACCATATcctaaattttcctttcatttcagATTAGGACTTAAATGTTCCTTTCTCTACACGCTTCTTCACCAAAAAGGGAGGAATGCAAATAGATTATCGAAACTAAGTACAAAAATTAGTTAACATGTCATGCATAATATATAGTTTCTTTCTCACTCTATTTTCCTAAGTCTGAATCAATCTTTGTATTGGATCTTAGCTAGATTTTATGGGTGGAACGGAACAGCTTTTAAAAATTTACAACTTCTTTCAGGTAATAGTGCTGGACGTACAATCCAAGTAAGTACTTGAATATTTCCCCGGTCGCTGTACACAAACCAAAACAATGGTCCatcttaattcttttttttttatattgtaaGATTTATTGATGTAAGACAGCAAAAGCTGGACAGAGTACATCCAAAAAAGGATATCAAGAGCTGAACTATGCCCTCACCATTCCTAACAAGAAACAGCCATTTGGGTAACACCATTTCACAAAAAGATATCGAGGGAGGGAAGCAGGAGGTATACAATTCTATGAGGACGCAATTAAAAAAGCGCATGTATCGTGCAATAATGATGCTATAATAGACTGCATAGAGATGAGAGAAGATGCTGGTACAAGAAACCTCTAGATGATAATAGATAGGGAACGCTAATTTCAGAAGCTATAACCATGTAAAACTCTGCTATGCTATTGCTATGACATGTCAGAAATGGAATTGGTGTCATTGAAGAGTTAACTAAACTCCGGGCTGTTTCTTTTGGAAATTACTAAAAAAAGGACTTAGAAATCTAGGAAGTCTCTCATATTGAACCATAAACTCAGCAAACCAATCAATTTTCATGATCAAGTGAAGCAACATGAGTTCCGAAGCAAATCTCGGGACAATTGCCAGAATTCCTATTTAAGCATGGGTAGAGTTACGGTACCTGTGCCGGTGGGAGCTAGCAGGCACCCGTGGACTAATCAAAGTGCACGATGGCCCATACACCACCGTCATCCAACAACAATCCTATTTAGCAATGACTACATAAGTttatgaaaaaaggaaaaaaaaaaattgggttttTTCCAACAAAAACCCTATGCTCAACTCCTTCCAGCCTAAGTCTTATCAGCCATTAACAGGGTACAAAAATCAAACAGAAAGGAGAAAATTTAGCACCAAAGCATAGCAAAATCTAAGGGCAGACAGCTACATGAACTTAATAAAGAACAAGTCTTTAATCAGCAAAAGCCCTAAAATGTAACTAAATTCTACAACACTCAAGAAAGAGATAAGAACCCAGAAACAGTAGagcgcgcgcgcgcacacacacacacgaaaaaaaaaaactaaagaatTGAAAGTCAAATTGAACAAACCCTTACAAATTCAAGAACCCAAATTCACAAAGCTAATTTGTACCTTCTTTCTGTTTTATTTTGCCCCTGTTTTCTCCTGGGAAGGTGGGGTCTATAACAAGAAGCTGGTCATTGACTTGGACCAAGTACTATATAGCTCATAGAAATAAGGTATTACCAGTATACAAAAAGTATTGAGTAATAAAGAAGCTGAACAAATTGAGAAAAGGTCATTAACTGTGATTTTGAAGGAAGAGTAATTGTTCAACCTTTGGATTGGAGTGGGAGAGTGAAGTCAGCCGTTGGATTTGTTTAACAAACTTTTGAATGAGAAAGagaagggggaggggggggggggtaattctTAATCAGGAGATGGAGAAATTGGCTTTGTGATTTAAGAAGAGAATCCTCCTACTATTTTTACCTTAATGGGTGTCAGTGATGTCCCCCCAAATAATGACACGTGGGTCATATTGATTGGACCACATTACAGTCAGAGGTTTTTGTTTTTGACTTCTTCCTTTTTACTATTTCCTCTGTTTTGACGACTTCTTATTTTTACAACGATTAAATATAACCTTTTACAATCAAAAATTGTTTAAACTTAAACTCCGTTAGTTTAAGCCTTTACCGTTATACTTTAATTTAAATTTACACTTAATTTTAACGGGAGGTAACGTGGCGGCTCAGGAACAAAAAATCCAAACCCCAATTTTAAATTACCCGATTAAATTATAACCCATGCCTATTTTTATACCCGACCCAATTCCCCCACTTACTATAAAAGAAAAACCGATAGCTTCACAATACGAGTTTTTCGTTGAAAGCTTTTAAAAAAGATTCGATATTTTTGACACTCTTTCAATTGGGATTTCTTTGTTTTAGAGACAGTTAATATTTTTTAAGAATCTTTTGATTGGGTTTCTTTCTTTGAACAATAAAAGTTGATATTTTCAGCAATCTCTCAATTGGAATTTCGTTGTTGTTGGCGTATGAAGGCAGGGTTGAGCACAATTCATCTGACACTATAACATCTGAGGATGCAAATGTATTGAACCATTCGATAGTAGAAGCAAGTTCGCCGGAATCATGGAGAAACGATGCTGTTGAATTTGGTAGCGATGTTGTTAGCTTCTGCTTCAGGATTTCTCCGGCAAGCTTGTATGCGTTCACACACCAATTCTTCTCATTGTAACCATCATAGTAATGTTAATTTGACAAAACTTACCGGAATTAGTCCTCGGGTTTGTGCTAGTCCGACACAAATGCCGATTTCATTATTATGTATTTTGAATCCACAGTTGCTACAGAAGGGTGGTACTGGGCAATTGGGGAATATAAGGAATGAGGAAGTGAAGAAGATTAGGAAGGGGAGCTTTGAAAGACGAAGAAGATGGACCAGAACTTTACAATAATTTAAGGAGAAAAGGAGGTTGTGATGGCGGAAGAGGAGTTGTGGCAGCATCTGGTACAAATCCTTAATTGGGTAATGGGTAAAAATTAGGCTGAAGGAGTGGGTCGAGTAACGGGTGAAATTAGGATGGGTTGTAATTGAATTGGGTACTTTAAAATTGGGGTTTGGACTTTTTGTTCCTGAGCCGCCACGTGTCCTTTCGTTAAAATTAAGGGTAAATTTAAACTAAAGTATAATGGTAGGGGCTCAAACGCCTTGATAGTATAATGGAGGCTAAGTTTAAACAATTATTGATAGTAAAGGGATATATTTGGTCCTTTTCCGTTTTTACAATACTACTTAATGGTGTTTAATAACCTACCACAGTTGTGGTAGAGCGATAAATACTCTTTCATTCTTAATTAGACCTCTTGGGTTTGAGCTCTGAGTATGGAGTCTCTTTTGTCAAGGAGCgctgatcatgcccaactatgctttataaaaaggactaaacggtcgttgcaaatatattctggttaacaagtccggagtcgaaccaaggtttcgttattcctaattccacatttaaaccctctgtatcgatccctcatatacgttaggagtgttgttgttcaacaactacctaaatatgcactctcttccgagtaatacacactaaatagacacactcgattgagagctcttcaaccaaccacaatataaacgtagttgaacaaatagagaaaaagttatggcaaatctatattaacgtaacaggaaaatcatcctccaataggttacatcaaaaccctagattaaaAATTTaactactcatactcatagtaacaatatcccaagtattttgcataaataaattacaaagtaaagatgaaggaATGTAGAAATCGATGATTCTATCCCCCAACGGGTGTTCCACGAGCTATTCTTGCCTCCGGTCGCAAAACTCCTTCAAAAGTGGTGTTTaatgtctatttatatgtgtaggaaaagacctaaacgacatagcccaagtcctagtcaaacaaGGAGACGAAATAAGCCTTCAAAATCCGGATCAGGCTCGCCTCAGACCGTGCCTCGCGAGGTAAAATGCGAGATGCATCTCGCCCCAGACCGTGCGGCGCCAGGCATTCAGCGCGCTCATCCTCGCCTTACCCCTTGCGTCGCCTGCTCCCACGCGAGCTCAGAGGCTCGCCTCGCCAGCTTCTTCATTTTTCCGctgctcacttctttctttcttctttccaaCTGTTTTCGAGCACGCTTTATACTTTAAATCTTCCCTTTGCTCTTATTTCATCTCCaatgtacctacacataaaatagactatATTACGTGCAAATAAAGTATAGTTTG
This window encodes:
- the LOC107804837 gene encoding uncharacterized protein LOC107804837 isoform X2, translated to MVLHRIMGTPREEATNEVSSENLQRKPDPDPATNNPELKEKGRCEPISADVVSGEMQKRPSPAADAQASKSNQEETTHPSTCQDVSSNVSQSNQEDISLSKVQQYQSENVRRKQGLKSEGDASVCSQLSILPKVSDAKSYGSESGAIEKVVSPLSGKASDSTDQIQSQSMEVVVSQSDHQRVTYPIRPEKTLDKLQPRRNPDTSGHGLPSDRGMTLFRLPEKPLEDGYNWRKYGQKLVRGNEFTRSYYKCTYPNCLAKKQVERSHDGHITDVHYIGKHEHPKTPSGPQTSPGLVVPLQMRQPDIPVLTTSEEAEGEKSTMRETCESSKPSEAPLALDIVSAGAGMQVTPLKPHKLENEVDKNSGPDSKRQKKDIAKDDTPPIKSHSEPRHIVQTMSEVDIVNDGHRWRKYGQKYVKGNPNPRSYYRCSIAGCPVKKHVERASHDPKMVVTTYEGQHDHNMSWFRTLSQITTAPDLSLTGISGESRLESGETKHIGESISESGENKHVGESRIESGENKHVGESRKRVGQSISESGETKHVRASISESGETKHVGESRIESGENKHVGQSRSESGENKHVNLDMVVHIGAN
- the LOC107804837 gene encoding uncharacterized protein LOC107804837 isoform X3 is translated as MGTPREEATNEVSSENLQRKPDPDPATNNPELKEKGRCEPISADVVSGEMQKRPSPAADAQASKSNQEETTHPSTCQDVSSNVSQSNQEDISLSKVQQYQSENVRRKQGLKSEGDASVCSQLSILPKVSDAKSYGSESGAIEKVVSPLSGKASDSTDQIQSQSMEVVVSQSDHQRVTYPIRPEKTLDKLQPRRNPDTSGHGLPSDRGMTLFRLPEKPLEDGYNWRKYGQKLVRGNEFTRSYYKCTYPNCLAKKQVERSHDGHITDVHYIGKHEHPKTPSGPQTSPGLVVPLQMRQPDIPVLTTSEEAEGEKSTMRETCESSKPSEAPLALDIVSAGAGMQVTPLKPHKLENEVDKNSGPDSKRQKKDIAKDDTPPIKSHSEPRHIVQTMSEVDIVNDGHRWRKYGQKYVKGNPNPRSYYRCSIAGCPVKKHVERASHDPKMVVTTYEGQHDHNMSWFRTLSQITTAPDLSLTGISGESRLESGETKHIGESISESGENKHVGESRIESGENKHVGESRKRVGQSISESGETKHVRASISESGETKHVGESRIESGENKHVGQSRSESGENKHVNLDMVVHIGAN
- the LOC107804837 gene encoding uncharacterized protein LOC107804837 isoform X1, whose product is MTVVYGPSCTLISPRVPASSHRHRIMGTPREEATNEVSSENLQRKPDPDPATNNPELKEKGRCEPISADVVSGEMQKRPSPAADAQASKSNQEETTHPSTCQDVSSNVSQSNQEDISLSKVQQYQSENVRRKQGLKSEGDASVCSQLSILPKVSDAKSYGSESGAIEKVVSPLSGKASDSTDQIQSQSMEVVVSQSDHQRVTYPIRPEKTLDKLQPRRNPDTSGHGLPSDRGMTLFRLPEKPLEDGYNWRKYGQKLVRGNEFTRSYYKCTYPNCLAKKQVERSHDGHITDVHYIGKHEHPKTPSGPQTSPGLVVPLQMRQPDIPVLTTSEEAEGEKSTMRETCESSKPSEAPLALDIVSAGAGMQVTPLKPHKLENEVDKNSGPDSKRQKKDIAKDDTPPIKSHSEPRHIVQTMSEVDIVNDGHRWRKYGQKYVKGNPNPRSYYRCSIAGCPVKKHVERASHDPKMVVTTYEGQHDHNMSWFRTLSQITTAPDLSLTGISGESRLESGETKHIGESISESGENKHVGESRIESGENKHVGESRKRVGQSISESGETKHVRASISESGETKHVGESRIESGENKHVGQSRSESGENKHVNLDMVVHIGAN